From the Anopheles coustani chromosome X, idAnoCousDA_361_x.2, whole genome shotgun sequence genome, one window contains:
- the LOC131268960 gene encoding membrane-associated progesterone receptor component 1-like, translating into MSGPETSTSGAEDRTEAGEAGLLYGILNEIISSPLNLALVGVISFLLYKITRSRQQPTALPPPPPEMPRLRRDFTVAELKQYDGTQPDGRVLVAVNGNVYDVTKGKNFYGPGGPYAVFGGRDASRGLATFSVTASPNDEYDDLSDLKSHEMESVREWEMQFKEKYILVGRLLKPGEQPTNYSDEDEDKDGSGEGGPSAVRKRAAAAAAAKDAVAAAVESAAEVAASKGEAESATAAADDGKDKAE; encoded by the exons ATGTCGGGACCGGAAACGTCCACGAGCGGGGCGGAGGATCGGACGGAAGCCGGCGAGGCCGGCCTGCTGTACGGGATCCTGAACGAGATCATCAGCAGCCCGCTCAACCTTGCGCTGGTAGGCGTGATCTCCTTCCTGCTGTACAAAATCACACGCAGCCGCCAGCAGCCGACGGcgctgccgccgccaccaccggaaATGCCCCGGCTACGGCGCGATTTCACCGTGGCCGAGCTGAAACAGTACGACGGCACGCAGCCGGACGGCCGCGTGCTGGTCGCCGTGAATGGCAACGTGTACGACGTCACGAAGGGCAAGAACTTCTACGGACCGG GTGGTCCGTACGCAGTGTTCGGTGGACGTGATGCATCGCGCGGCCTGGCAACCTTCAGCGTGACCGCCTCGCCGAACGACGAGTATGACGATCTCAGCGACCTGAAGTCGCACGAGATGGAATCGGTACGCGAGTGGGAGATGCAGTTCAAGG AGAAATACATTCTTGTCGGTCGCCTGCTGAAGCCGGGCGAGCAGCCAACGAACTACtcggacgaggacgaggataAGGATGGGTCGGGCGAGGGCGGTCCGTCGGCGGTGCGAAAACGTGCGGCGGCAGCCGCTGCCGCCAAGGATGCGGTCGCTGCGGCGGTCGAGTCGGCCGCCGAGGTTGCGGCTAGCAAGGGCGAAGCCGAAAGTGCCACGGCAGCCGCCGACGACGGCAAGGACAAGGCCGAGTGA